The following are encoded together in the Pseudoclavibacter endophyticus genome:
- a CDS encoding GMC family oxidoreductase, whose amino-acid sequence MTDWDYIVVGGGTAGAILAARLTEDPASNVLVLEAGPDYRSADTPTQFHDRNLGRGLALQPPREEQNPEFFFSGITARRTPEQAVFPYRRGRGLGGSSTINGLCAIRGVPDDFALWQQMGADGWGYDDLLPSFRASETDAQFPGSPWHGHNGPIPVYREPESGWGGTDIALRDAALAAGYGWHDDHNAPTGTGATTFAMNIRDGKRVSTNDAYLDPARDRANLTVVGGAHVDRVLFDGMRAVGLRLADGAEHRVAAGGEVLLCAGAIHSPAILLRSGIGPEAELQRLGAERTAILPVGEGHQDHAVVFIEVPVDPSSQQCVGNRPTNVVVRYSSGLAGAHENDMMLMASNHNYWFGLPTAGVAVQLNQAFSRGEFRLPSLDPFADPHLEMHLLGDERDLVRMRDGVDRIRALLEHPAMKRLATGPAVLPEDASLRHAVKDVMHACSTARMGAPGDPEAVVDSECRVLGIDGLRVVDASIMPTTVSANLFLTVVAIAERMAERLTGRSHAPASTGEARADQPAEHRTHERSVA is encoded by the coding sequence ATGACTGACTGGGATTACATCGTTGTCGGTGGCGGCACGGCTGGCGCGATCCTCGCCGCCCGCCTCACCGAGGACCCGGCTTCGAACGTGCTCGTGCTCGAGGCGGGACCGGACTACCGTTCGGCCGACACCCCGACGCAGTTCCACGACCGAAACCTTGGCCGCGGCCTGGCGTTGCAGCCACCCCGGGAGGAGCAGAACCCGGAGTTCTTCTTCTCGGGCATCACGGCGCGGCGCACCCCCGAGCAGGCGGTGTTCCCGTACCGGCGCGGCCGTGGGCTCGGCGGCAGCTCGACGATCAACGGGCTCTGCGCGATCCGCGGCGTGCCCGACGACTTCGCGCTCTGGCAGCAGATGGGTGCTGACGGCTGGGGGTACGACGACCTGCTCCCGTCGTTCCGGGCGAGCGAGACCGATGCGCAGTTCCCCGGCAGCCCCTGGCACGGCCACAACGGGCCCATCCCGGTGTACCGCGAGCCCGAGTCGGGTTGGGGCGGCACCGACATCGCGCTGCGCGACGCGGCACTCGCCGCGGGCTATGGCTGGCACGATGACCACAACGCCCCGACGGGCACGGGAGCGACGACGTTCGCCATGAACATCCGCGACGGCAAGCGCGTCTCGACCAACGACGCCTACCTCGACCCGGCCCGTGACCGCGCGAACCTCACCGTCGTCGGCGGCGCGCACGTCGACCGCGTGCTGTTCGACGGGATGCGGGCGGTCGGTCTCCGGCTCGCCGACGGCGCCGAGCACCGGGTCGCGGCGGGCGGCGAGGTGCTGCTGTGCGCCGGTGCTATCCACTCGCCCGCCATCCTGCTGCGCTCCGGCATCGGTCCGGAGGCCGAGCTCCAGCGGTTGGGCGCCGAGCGCACCGCGATCCTGCCCGTCGGCGAGGGTCACCAGGACCACGCCGTCGTCTTCATCGAGGTTCCCGTCGACCCCTCCTCGCAGCAGTGCGTGGGCAACCGGCCGACGAACGTGGTCGTCCGGTACTCATCGGGCCTCGCGGGTGCCCACGAGAACGACATGATGCTCATGGCCAGCAACCACAACTACTGGTTCGGCCTGCCGACGGCTGGCGTCGCGGTGCAGCTCAATCAGGCGTTCTCGCGCGGCGAATTCCGCCTGCCGAGCCTCGACCCCTTCGCCGACCCGCACCTTGAGATGCACCTCCTCGGTGACGAACGCGACCTCGTGCGCATGCGCGACGGCGTCGATCGCATTCGGGCGCTCCTCGAGCATCCGGCGATGAAACGTCTCGCGACCGGCCCCGCCGTCCTCCCCGAAGACGCGTCGTTGCGGCACGCCGTGAAAGACGTCATGCACGCCTGCTCGACGGCCCGCATGGGCGCCCCGGGAGACCCAGAGGCGGTCGTGGATTCCGAGTGCCGCGTCCTTGGCATCGATGGCCTGCGCGTCGTCGACGCCTCGATCATGCCGACCACCGTGAGCGCGAACCTCTTCCTCACGGTCGTCGCCATCGCCGAGCGCATGGCCGAGCGGCTCACGGGCCGATCACACGCGCCGGCGTCCACCGGCGAGGCCCGCGCTGACCAGCCGGCCGAGCACCGTACGCACGAGAGGAGCGTCGCATGA
- a CDS encoding aldehyde dehydrogenase family protein — protein sequence MTTTQNTDQAHLTDEQRLQQVREVVADLGHLVGGRLVPGDGTFTVTAPWLGAPLAECPSAGMGDLDAAVAAAKAAQPAWAADEPARVRALHAIADAIEANAELLGTVLAAETGKPIRIATGEPMGAAAHVRYHADEVVPTETLIDDDEQTVLVVHEPIGVVAAITPWNGPLLMLANKIAAALRVGNTVVAKPSPYTPLASLLFGRIVQDLVPPGVINVLAGGDELGVAMTQHVDVSMVSFTGSIRAGKAIMQQSADGLRRLQLELGGNDAAVVLPDVDVQAIAPRIYRGAFALSGQICAAVKRLYVHESIAEELVEALTAIARTHTPGTPWDPETTMGPSTTRPQFEYVQELVDDAVAAGATVVTGGSAPDRDGFFLEPTILTGVDNGIRVVDEEQFGPVLPVMTFTDIDEVLERVNATDYGLGGSVWTRDTALALDLARRFESGSTWINRHPHVGAEVPFGGVKLSGLGREGGPRSYEGFSEPRTISILKEN from the coding sequence ATGACGACGACTCAGAACACCGATCAGGCCCACCTCACCGACGAACAACGCCTGCAGCAGGTGCGCGAGGTCGTCGCCGACCTCGGCCACCTCGTCGGCGGCCGCCTGGTGCCGGGCGACGGCACCTTCACCGTGACGGCGCCGTGGCTCGGGGCGCCGCTGGCCGAATGCCCCTCGGCAGGGATGGGCGACCTGGATGCCGCCGTCGCGGCGGCGAAGGCGGCCCAGCCCGCGTGGGCGGCCGACGAGCCGGCCCGCGTGCGCGCTCTGCACGCGATCGCGGACGCGATCGAGGCGAACGCCGAGCTGCTCGGCACCGTGCTCGCCGCCGAAACCGGCAAGCCGATCCGCATCGCGACGGGCGAGCCCATGGGCGCCGCCGCCCACGTCCGCTACCACGCCGACGAGGTGGTGCCCACCGAGACGCTCATCGACGATGACGAGCAGACGGTGCTCGTGGTGCACGAGCCGATCGGCGTCGTCGCGGCGATCACGCCGTGGAACGGCCCGCTGCTCATGCTGGCCAACAAGATCGCGGCGGCGCTCCGCGTCGGCAACACCGTCGTCGCGAAGCCCTCGCCCTACACGCCGCTCGCCTCGCTGCTGTTCGGTCGCATCGTGCAGGACCTCGTGCCGCCGGGAGTCATCAACGTGCTCGCGGGCGGTGACGAGCTCGGCGTCGCGATGACGCAGCACGTCGACGTGTCGATGGTGTCGTTCACCGGCAGCATCCGCGCCGGCAAGGCGATCATGCAGCAGTCGGCCGACGGGCTCAGGCGCCTGCAGCTCGAACTGGGCGGCAACGACGCCGCAGTCGTGCTTCCCGATGTCGACGTGCAGGCGATCGCCCCGCGCATCTATCGAGGCGCCTTCGCGCTGTCTGGACAGATCTGCGCCGCCGTCAAGCGGCTCTACGTGCACGAGAGCATCGCCGAAGAACTGGTGGAAGCGCTCACGGCGATCGCGCGCACCCACACGCCGGGGACGCCGTGGGATCCGGAGACGACGATGGGACCCTCGACGACCCGGCCGCAGTTCGAGTACGTGCAGGAGCTCGTCGATGACGCGGTGGCCGCCGGCGCGACGGTCGTGACGGGCGGCAGCGCCCCCGATCGGGATGGGTTCTTCCTCGAGCCGACGATCCTCACGGGCGTCGACAACGGCATCCGCGTCGTCGACGAGGAGCAGTTCGGGCCCGTGCTGCCGGTCATGACGTTTACCGACATCGACGAGGTGCTTGAGCGCGTCAACGCGACCGACTACGGGCTCGGCGGCTCGGTGTGGACCCGCGACACCGCCCTCGCCCTCGACCTCGCCCGCCGCTTCGAGTCGGGGTCGACGTGGATCAACCGTCACCCGCACGTGGGCGCCGAGGTGCCGTTCGGCGGCGTGAAGCTCAGCGGCCTCGGCCGCGAGGGCGGGCCACGATCGTATGAGGGCTTCTCTGAACCGAGGACCATCTCGATCCTGAAGGAAAACTGA
- a CDS encoding ABC transporter substrate-binding protein: MTTNVTGKLGRAIMTCLAAASLVALAACAGESAQGDNTEPAAEGEPATIRLIIGPVFYEPVRIAEQEGIFEDYNLDVQVMDGNTASENAAQLIAGQADIAMSGGVSVIQGAVEGLGIRAILGATSSDPEVPTSGMVTTPESGIESCADLEGKTVGLQGLNETTHLGTLLCAQEAGIDPSTITFVQLPLPNLNDAVMTGEIDAAYTIGAFYGAGLEAGLIEFATPSNDVLAYGPSVVYAASDDYVEQNGDAVERFQQAMVEAHELGIADNFAKIRDVQREYSQLDPDFIANSIIAGYQTDLYESGLQRTLDGMFEFGFISRAVEIDEVVSPVAPLVP, translated from the coding sequence ATGACCACCAACGTCACCGGCAAACTCGGCCGGGCCATCATGACCTGCCTTGCCGCGGCCTCGCTCGTGGCACTCGCCGCGTGCGCCGGCGAATCGGCGCAGGGCGACAACACCGAGCCGGCCGCTGAGGGCGAGCCGGCGACCATCCGCCTCATCATCGGACCCGTGTTCTACGAGCCCGTGCGCATCGCCGAGCAGGAGGGCATCTTCGAGGACTACAACCTCGACGTGCAGGTCATGGACGGCAACACGGCCTCCGAGAACGCGGCGCAGCTCATCGCCGGTCAGGCGGACATCGCCATGTCCGGCGGCGTCTCGGTGATCCAGGGCGCCGTCGAGGGGCTCGGCATCCGCGCGATCCTCGGCGCCACGAGCTCAGACCCGGAGGTGCCGACCTCCGGCATGGTCACGACCCCGGAAAGCGGCATCGAGTCGTGCGCCGACCTCGAGGGAAAGACCGTCGGCCTGCAGGGACTCAATGAGACGACGCACCTCGGAACGCTCCTCTGCGCGCAGGAGGCAGGCATCGACCCGTCGACCATTACGTTCGTGCAGCTGCCGCTGCCGAACCTGAATGACGCCGTCATGACGGGTGAGATCGACGCCGCGTACACGATCGGCGCGTTCTACGGCGCCGGCCTCGAGGCGGGCCTCATCGAGTTCGCCACGCCGAGCAACGACGTGCTGGCCTACGGGCCCAGCGTCGTCTACGCGGCCTCCGACGACTACGTCGAGCAGAACGGCGACGCCGTCGAGCGCTTCCAGCAGGCCATGGTCGAGGCCCACGAGCTCGGCATCGCCGACAACTTCGCCAAGATCCGCGACGTGCAGCGCGAATACTCGCAGCTCGACCCCGACTTCATCGCGAACTCCATCATTGCTGGCTACCAGACCGACCTCTACGAGTCCGGCTTGCAGCGGACCCTCGACGGGATGTTCGAGTTCGGGTTCATCTCCCGCGCCGTCGAGATCGACGAGGTCGTCTCGCCGGTCGCGCCCCTCGTGCCCTGA
- a CDS encoding ABC transporter permease, which produces MAATATATAPASPAKPRTATAGLAARPPWWRRRWGLLGARVGVGALILAVWALAAHFRWLPPELLPSPFAVARSFVELAFTLSFWTAFGQTVLAALTGLGLSVLVGVPLGLALGMLPPVERATRVLTDVGRSFPVIALLPVMILLLGVTTRMEITVIFLGVVWPILLQTTYGARRMDPVVRDTVRAYRTTVWLRFLKVVLPGAAPFIMTGVRVAASVSILIAIGVEVLGRTPGMGLALGTAQVDGAPSIALAYVIYAGLLGLTLNSLLQWFEDRVIVWNARGDNEGRAS; this is translated from the coding sequence ATGGCTGCAACCGCAACGGCGACCGCACCGGCATCGCCCGCCAAACCGAGAACGGCGACCGCCGGCCTCGCCGCCCGACCACCGTGGTGGCGGCGCCGGTGGGGACTGCTCGGCGCGAGAGTCGGCGTCGGCGCCCTCATCCTCGCCGTCTGGGCGCTCGCCGCGCACTTCCGCTGGCTGCCGCCCGAACTGCTGCCTTCGCCCTTCGCGGTGGCGAGATCGTTCGTGGAGCTCGCCTTCACGCTGTCGTTCTGGACCGCGTTCGGGCAGACCGTGCTCGCGGCGCTCACGGGGCTCGGCCTGTCGGTGCTCGTCGGCGTTCCGCTCGGGCTCGCGCTCGGCATGCTGCCGCCGGTCGAGCGGGCGACCCGGGTGCTCACCGACGTCGGGCGCTCGTTTCCCGTCATCGCGCTGCTGCCGGTCATGATCCTGCTGCTCGGCGTCACGACCCGCATGGAGATCACCGTCATCTTCCTCGGCGTCGTGTGGCCGATCCTGCTGCAGACGACCTACGGCGCGCGGCGCATGGACCCGGTCGTGCGCGACACGGTCCGCGCGTACCGCACGACCGTGTGGCTGCGCTTCCTCAAGGTCGTGCTCCCCGGGGCAGCGCCGTTCATCATGACGGGCGTGCGCGTCGCAGCCTCGGTGTCGATCCTCATCGCGATCGGTGTCGAAGTGCTCGGTCGCACGCCCGGCATGGGCCTCGCGCTCGGCACCGCGCAGGTCGACGGCGCGCCCAGCATCGCCCTCGCCTACGTCATCTACGCCGGACTGCTCGGGCTCACGCTCAACAGCCTGCTGCAGTGGTTCGAAGACCGCGTGATCGTCTGGAATGCCCGCGGCGACAACGAAGGGAGGGCATCATGA
- a CDS encoding ABC transporter permease codes for MTLAAQRTRALLEQAWLPILLIVIWYFASAASTNPFLPPLSRIWESFLVELTTGDLIAHTVASMRNIVAGLFLGVVVGIVVGIAIGKSRALRSILNPYLQFARSVPQVALVPIIIGALGITALPKIWAIAFACIWPVLLNTVDGVRAIDPGVRDLVKSYRIGTRLELFKVVLPAALPQMMAGMRISLSVAVVVMVVSEIYGATEGIGYFINYSKGLFQPESTWMGTLLVGLLGYLLSVLFLVIEKRALHWYHASAE; via the coding sequence ATGACCCTCGCGGCTCAGCGCACCCGCGCGCTGCTCGAGCAGGCCTGGCTGCCGATTCTGCTCATCGTCATCTGGTACTTCGCCTCCGCGGCGAGCACCAACCCCTTCCTGCCGCCGCTCTCGCGCATCTGGGAGTCGTTCCTCGTCGAGCTGACGACGGGCGACCTCATCGCCCACACCGTGGCGAGCATGCGCAACATCGTCGCCGGCCTCTTCCTCGGCGTCGTGGTGGGCATCGTCGTCGGCATCGCGATCGGCAAGTCGCGCGCGCTGCGGTCGATCCTCAACCCGTACCTGCAGTTCGCACGCTCCGTGCCGCAGGTGGCGCTCGTGCCGATCATCATCGGCGCGCTCGGAATCACGGCCCTTCCCAAGATCTGGGCCATCGCCTTCGCCTGCATCTGGCCGGTCCTGCTCAACACGGTCGACGGCGTGCGCGCCATCGACCCGGGCGTTCGCGACCTCGTGAAGTCGTACCGCATCGGCACGCGGCTCGAGCTGTTCAAGGTCGTGCTGCCGGCGGCACTGCCGCAGATGATGGCGGGGATGCGCATCTCGCTCTCCGTCGCCGTCGTGGTCATGGTCGTGAGCGAGATCTATGGGGCCACCGAGGGCATCGGCTACTTCATCAACTACAGCAAGGGCCTCTTCCAACCCGAGTCGACGTGGATGGGCACCCTGCTCGTCGGACTCTTGGGGTACCTGCTCAGCGTGCTCTTCCTCGTCATCGAGAAGCGCGCCCTGCACTGGTACCACGCCTCGGCCGAATGA
- a CDS encoding ABC transporter ATP-binding protein, translating to MSTASTTDPAPGAIAQTRLSVSGLGKTYMTGGEPHEIFRGIELAVEPGEIVSVVGPSGVGKTTLLRCLAGLLAPTTGEVRIGDAPLTEPVPQMGVVFQDYSRSLLPWMRTRENVAFPLESKGVKKSERREMAERSLESVGLGGAGRKYPWQLSGGMQQRASIARALAYQAEIFLMDEPFASVDAQTRFDLEDLVLDLRARLGISFVLVTHDIDEAVYLADRVVVLSGKPAEVVDVVQVDLGAERDQLTTKTLPEFGEARTRVLRRIRRPD from the coding sequence ATGAGCACAGCATCTACCACCGACCCCGCACCGGGCGCGATCGCCCAAACACGGCTATCCGTCAGCGGACTCGGCAAGACCTACATGACCGGCGGAGAGCCGCACGAGATCTTCCGCGGAATCGAGCTGGCGGTCGAGCCGGGCGAGATCGTCTCAGTCGTCGGCCCCTCCGGCGTCGGCAAGACGACGCTGCTTCGCTGCCTCGCGGGCCTCCTCGCACCCACGACAGGCGAGGTACGAATCGGCGATGCGCCTCTCACGGAGCCCGTGCCGCAGATGGGTGTCGTATTCCAGGACTACAGCCGCTCGCTGCTGCCCTGGATGCGTACGCGCGAGAATGTGGCCTTTCCGCTCGAGAGCAAGGGCGTCAAGAAATCCGAGCGGCGCGAGATGGCCGAGCGGTCGCTCGAATCGGTCGGACTCGGCGGCGCCGGCCGCAAGTACCCCTGGCAGCTCTCGGGCGGCATGCAGCAGCGTGCCTCCATCGCACGAGCGCTCGCGTATCAGGCCGAGATCTTCCTCATGGACGAGCCCTTCGCGTCGGTCGACGCACAGACCAGGTTCGACCTCGAAGACCTCGTGCTCGATCTCCGCGCCCGGCTCGGCATCAGCTTCGTGCTCGTGACGCACGACATCGACGAGGCCGTCTACCTCGCCGACCGCGTCGTCGTGCTCTCCGGCAAACCCGCCGAGGTCGTCGACGTCGTCCAGGTCGACCTCGGCGCCGAGCGCGACCAGCTCACGACCAAGACCCTGCCCGAGTTCGGCGAGGCCCGCACCCGCGTGCTGCGCCGAATCCGGCGACCCGACTGA